Proteins from one Cloacibacillus sp. genomic window:
- a CDS encoding ABC transporter ATP-binding protein produces MAVDLHLKNITKTFVKDGVKFDAVERVDLEVKGGELVTFLGPSGCGKTTTLRMVAGFETPSSGRILIDGEDVTEVMVNKREIGFVFQNYALFPHMTIGDNVGYGLKMRSESPTDIARKVGEALEMVGLKGTERRYPNQLSGGEQQRVALARVLVMRPKVLLMDEPLSNLDAKLRLHMRTEIRSIQKQLDITCLYVTHDQKEALTMADRIMVMNRGKVEQIGSPFDIYTHPRTLFVADFIGQANAIAGTLTAREGAERGVMKIGERSLTVKLISDAAYASGDEISLILRPEAVTLREGADGLLAGTVTSAVFSGDRMEYMITLENGAQVSVMENYFPGAARYETGAAVGLSFNSELTVALPRVESQSK; encoded by the coding sequence ATGGCTGTAGATCTGCATCTTAAAAATATAACAAAAACATTCGTCAAGGACGGCGTAAAGTTCGACGCGGTCGAGCGGGTAGATTTAGAGGTGAAGGGCGGCGAACTCGTCACCTTCCTCGGACCCTCGGGCTGCGGCAAGACGACCACGCTGCGCATGGTGGCTGGCTTCGAGACCCCATCTTCTGGCCGTATACTCATCGACGGCGAGGACGTCACCGAGGTAATGGTCAACAAACGCGAGATCGGCTTCGTCTTCCAGAACTACGCGCTCTTCCCCCATATGACGATCGGCGACAATGTGGGATACGGGCTCAAGATGCGCTCCGAGAGCCCCACGGATATCGCGCGGAAGGTCGGCGAGGCGCTGGAGATGGTCGGCCTCAAAGGCACGGAGCGGCGTTATCCCAACCAGCTCTCGGGCGGCGAGCAGCAGCGTGTGGCGCTCGCGCGCGTCCTCGTCATGCGCCCCAAGGTGCTGCTGATGGACGAACCGCTCTCAAACCTCGACGCGAAGCTGCGCCTCCACATGCGGACGGAGATCCGCAGTATCCAGAAGCAGCTCGACATCACCTGCCTCTACGTAACGCACGACCAGAAGGAAGCACTGACGATGGCCGACCGCATCATGGTCATGAACCGCGGCAAGGTCGAGCAGATCGGCTCCCCCTTCGATATCTACACACACCCGCGCACGCTCTTCGTCGCGGACTTCATCGGCCAGGCAAACGCGATCGCCGGTACGCTCACGGCGAGGGAGGGGGCGGAGCGCGGTGTGATGAAGATCGGCGAACGCTCATTGACCGTCAAGCTCATCTCAGATGCGGCCTACGCGTCGGGAGACGAGATATCCCTGATCCTGCGCCCCGAGGCCGTCACCCTTAGGGAGGGTGCGGATGGTCTGCTCGCTGGTACAGTGACAAGCGCCGTATTCAGCGGCGACCGCATGGAGTACATGATAACGCTGGAAAACGGCGCGCAGGTCTCCGTGATGGAAAACTATTTCCCCGGAGCCGCGAGATATGAGACAGGGGCGGCTGTTGGGCTCAGTTTTAATTCCGAATTGACCGTCGCGCTGCCCCGCGTTGAAAGCCAAAGCAAATAG
- a CDS encoding iron ABC transporter permease, whose protein sequence is MASSSSMRRDPALIPVVVTLWLALGLFIVYPFIKLLMTTFIVDGRLSLANLLLVFSNSYNRLALVNSIWLAVAVAAMGTFLGFVFALAVTRIHLPALLRWFIAAVTVLPLISPPFTSSIALTLSLGPNGIILKFFGIPDFNIYGFWGTWISESLTYFPVAFLTITSVLACIDPNLEDAGLSLGGSPFRVFRTVTLPLTMPAIANSILLLFACSLADFATPLVLAGHQFPVLPTQAYLQITGMYDLKGGAALSFALLVPALLVFVLQRFWVSRKSYVTVSGKSGAQTTVKGIGMAGTAAVMAICAAVIAFILFLYALIVMGAFTKAWGLDNSFTWESFAYVFDHGRKAMIDTLIIACISTPIGGLLAVSIAYVTQRKSFPANGLMEVVSLLNFALPGTVVGIAYIIAFNNSPIVLTGTMSILVAAYVFRYDSAGIRSVIASLHQIDPSLEEASLSLGASSIGTFKNVTLPLVIPALLAGMKYLFIHSMTAISATIFLVSVSWSLLTARILECMTELQFGNACAFSVVLILLVFIFNGMLTLLVRAAGYNYRGQGGNL, encoded by the coding sequence ATGGCTTCTTCCTCCTCCATGAGACGTGATCCCGCGCTTATACCGGTGGTAGTTACCCTCTGGCTCGCGCTGGGCCTTTTTATCGTCTATCCGTTTATTAAATTATTGATGACGACCTTCATCGTCGACGGGCGGCTCTCGCTCGCCAACCTCCTGCTTGTCTTTTCTAACAGCTATAACCGGCTCGCCCTCGTCAACAGCATCTGGCTGGCGGTCGCGGTCGCCGCGATGGGCACCTTTCTTGGCTTTGTCTTCGCCCTCGCGGTGACGAGGATACACCTCCCCGCGCTCCTGCGCTGGTTCATCGCCGCCGTAACCGTCCTGCCGCTGATCTCGCCGCCCTTTACGAGCAGCATCGCGCTGACTCTCTCGCTGGGGCCCAACGGCATCATCCTGAAATTTTTCGGTATTCCCGATTTCAACATATACGGCTTCTGGGGCACCTGGATATCGGAATCGCTGACCTACTTCCCTGTCGCCTTTCTCACGATAACTTCCGTGCTCGCCTGTATCGACCCGAATCTCGAAGACGCCGGGCTGTCGCTGGGCGGCTCTCCGTTCCGCGTCTTCCGCACGGTGACGCTGCCGCTGACGATGCCGGCCATCGCCAACTCGATCCTGCTGCTCTTCGCCTGCTCGCTCGCCGATTTCGCGACGCCTCTCGTACTCGCGGGACACCAGTTTCCCGTGCTGCCGACGCAGGCATATTTGCAGATAACGGGGATGTACGACCTCAAGGGCGGCGCGGCCCTCTCCTTCGCGCTGCTGGTTCCAGCTCTGCTCGTCTTTGTCCTCCAGCGCTTCTGGGTGAGCCGCAAAAGCTATGTGACGGTGAGCGGCAAATCGGGCGCGCAGACGACGGTCAAAGGCATCGGCATGGCGGGTACGGCGGCGGTAATGGCAATCTGCGCCGCGGTTATCGCCTTCATCCTCTTCCTATACGCGCTGATTGTAATGGGCGCCTTCACAAAGGCGTGGGGACTAGACAACAGCTTTACCTGGGAGAGCTTCGCCTACGTCTTCGACCACGGGCGCAAAGCGATGATCGATACGCTCATCATCGCCTGTATCTCGACGCCGATCGGCGGGCTGCTTGCCGTCTCGATCGCCTACGTCACGCAGCGCAAGTCATTCCCCGCGAACGGCCTGATGGAGGTCGTATCGCTGCTGAACTTCGCGCTGCCGGGAACGGTGGTCGGCATCGCCTACATCATAGCCTTCAACAACAGCCCGATCGTGCTGACCGGTACGATGTCGATCCTCGTCGCCGCCTATGTATTCCGCTATGATTCGGCGGGAATACGCTCCGTCATCGCCTCACTGCACCAGATAGACCCATCGCTGGAGGAGGCCTCTTTGAGCCTCGGAGCCTCGTCGATCGGTACATTCAAAAACGTCACTCTGCCTCTCGTAATCCCGGCGCTGCTCGCGGGAATGAAGTATCTATTCATCCACTCGATGACGGCGATCAGCGCGACGATCTTCCTGGTATCGGTGAGCTGGTCGCTGCTGACGGCGAGAATACTGGAGTGCATGACCGAGCTGCAGTTCGGCAACGCCTGTGCCTTTTCGGTCGTGCTCATCCTGCTGGTCTTTATATTCAACGGAATGCTGACGCTCCTTGTGCGGGCCGCCGGCTATAACTACAGGGGGCAGGGAGGAAATCTATAA